In Tachypleus tridentatus isolate NWPU-2018 chromosome 7, ASM421037v1, whole genome shotgun sequence, a genomic segment contains:
- the LOC143254986 gene encoding serum amyloid A-2 protein-like: MRFASMPFVMSLSVVLVLCLTTNVGECATNWRVFGSCIIKKMGFRAILNSDVRCAGIQMFNSFYKMTTKKCINCDKYFHCQGNYNAVYKCGRKSQSIRTAKVISDCREFSQGGTDSGADQAANRYGRNGGNCAAKYLCDVNCKYNPNDDTCLSSNC; this comes from the exons ATGAGGTTTGCATCAATGCCCTTCGTGATGTCATTATCGGTAGTCTTGGTATTATGTCTGACCACGAACGTCGGCGAATGTGCAACTAACTGGAGAGTTTTTGGCAGCTGTATCATCAAGAAGATGGGTTTCCGAGCCATCCTAAACAGTGACGTTCGTTGTGCTGGAATTCAGATGTTTAACAGTTTTTACAAAATGACCACTAAGAAATGCATCAATTGTGACAA atattttcatTGTCAAGGCAACTACAACGCAGTGTACAAGTGCGGAAGAAAAAGTCAGTCAATACGCACTGCCAAAGTTATCAGCGATTGCCGGGAATTTTCTCAAGGTGGAACTGACAGCGGAGCCGATCAGGCAGCCAACAGATACGGGAGAAATGGAGGAAACTGTGCCGCCAAATATCTTTGTGACGTCAACTGCAAATACAACCCGAATGACGACACTTGTTTGTCGTCAAATTGTTGA
- the LOC143254989 gene encoding uncharacterized protein LOC143254989 translates to MFSHVNLLQNSRITRSIKQQKTNFNCYQRTIYKESFEIAPYSLLLFGGWNFPSQETMRFATTPFLGLVPVILVLSLITDVGYCGTNWLIFTRCITEKMGVSAITDSDVRCAGIEMFKSYWKMSTIKCINCDKYFHCQGNYNAVYKCGRKSQSIRTAEVISDCREFSQGGTDSGADQAANRYGRNGGNCAAKYLCDVNCKYNPNDDTCLSSNC, encoded by the exons ATGTTTTCACATGTCAATTTATTGCAAAATTCAAGAATAACAAGAAGTATaaagcaacaaaaaacaaacttcaattgTTATCAAAGAACAATATATAAGGAGAGTTTTGAAATCGCTCCCTACAGTTTACTGTTGTTTGGAGGTTGGAACTTTCCTTCTCAAG AAACAATGAGATTTGCAACCACACCTTTCCTGGGTTTAGTACCAGTGATCTTAGTGTTAAGCCTAATCACTGATGTCGGCTATTGCGGCACGAATTGGTTAATCTTTACCAGATGTATAACTGAAAAGATGGGCGTCAGCGCCATAACAGACAGTGACGTTCGCTGTGCTgggattgagatgtttaagagtTATTGGAAAATGAGTACAATAAAATGTATCAACTGTGACAA GTATTTTCATTGTCAAGGCAACTACAACGCAGTGTACAAGTGCGGTAGAAAAAGTCAGTCAATACGCACTGCCGAAGTTATCAGCGATTGCCGGGAGTTTTCTCAAGGTGGAACTGACAGCGGAGCCGATCAGGCAGCCAACAGATACGGGAGAAATGGAGGAAACTGTGCCGCCAAATATCTTTGTGACGTCAACTGCAAATACAACCCGAATGACGACACTTGTTTGTCGTCAAATTGTTGA